A genomic region of Drosophila kikkawai strain 14028-0561.14 chromosome X, DkikHiC1v2, whole genome shotgun sequence contains the following coding sequences:
- the Sh gene encoding potassium voltage-gated channel protein Shaker isoform X4, whose translation MTMWQSGGMGGHGSQNNPWMKLMGIVHKERRHTDNVQSQSGSNERNLNQSLPKLSSQDEEGGAGHGFGGGPQHFEPIPHDHDFCERVVINVSGLRFETQLRTLNQFPDTLLGDPARRLRYFDPLRNEYFFDRSRPSFDAILYYYQSGGRLRRPVNVPLDVFSEEIKFYELGDQAINKFREDEGFIKEEERPLPDNEKQRKVWLLFEYPESSQAARVVAIISVFVILLSIVIFCLETLPEFKHYKVFNTTTNGTKIEEDEVPDITDPFFLIETLCIIWFTFELTVRFLACPNKLNFCRDVMNVIDIIAIIPYFITLATVVAEEEDTLNLPKAPVSPQDKSSNQAMSLAILRVIRLVRVFRIFKLSRHSKGLQILGRTLKASMRELGLLIFFLFIGVVLFSSAVYFAEAGSENSFFKSIPDAFWWAVVTMTTVGYGDMTPVGVWGKIVGSLCAIAGVLTIALPVPVIVSNFNYFYHRETDQEEMQSQNFNHVTSCPYLPGTLGQHMKKSSLSESSSDMMDLDDGVESTPGMTDTHPGRSTVAPFLGAQQQTQQQPATSMSMSLDKQLQHPLQQLTQAQLYQQQQQQQQNGFKQQQLQQQQSNTTTISASASASATAATGSGSGTSGLTMRHNNALAVSIETDV comes from the exons GTCTTTGCCCAAATTGAGCAGTCAAGACGAAGAAGGGGGGGCTGGTCATGGCTTTGGTGGCGGACCGCAACACTTTGAACCCATTCCTCACGATCATGATTTCTGCGAAAGAGTCGTTATAAAT GTAAGCGGACTAAGGTTTGAGACCCAACTACGTACGCTAAATCAATTCCCGGATACGCTGCTTGGGGATCCAGCTCGGAGATTACGGTACTTTGACCCGCTtagaaatgaatatttttttgaccGTAGTCGACCGAGCTTCGATGCGATTTTATACTATTATCAGAGTG GTGGCCGACTACGGAGACCGGTCAATGTCCCTTTAGACGTATTTAgtgaagaaataaaattttatgaattagGTGATCAagcaattaataaattcaG AGAGGATGAAGGCTTTATTAAAGAGGAAGAAAGACCATTACCGGATAATGAGAAGCAGAGAAAAGTCTGGCTGCTCTTCGAGTATCCAGAGAGTTCGCAAGCCGCCAGAGTTGTAGCCATAATTAGTGTATTTGTTATATTGCTATCAATTGTTATATTTTGTCTAGAAACATTACCCGAATTTAAGCATTACAAG GTGTTcaatacaacaacaaatggCACAAAAATCGAGGAAGACGAGGTGCCTGACATCACAGATCCTTTCTTCCTTATAGAAACGTTATGTATTATTTGGTTTACATTTGAACTAACTGTCAG GTTCCTCGCATGTCcgaacaaattaaatttctgcAGGGATGTCATGAATGTTATCGACATAATCGCCATCATTCCGTACTTTATAACACTAGCGACTGTCGTTGCCGAAGAGGAGGATACGTTAAATCTTCCAAAAGCGCCAGTCAGTCCACAG gaCAAGTCATCGAATCAGGCTATGTCCTTGGCAATATTACGAGTGATACGATTAGTTCGAGTATTTCGAATATTTAAGTTATCTAGGCATTCGAAGGGTTTACAAATATTAGGACGAACTCTGAAAGCCTCAATGCGGGAATTAGGtttacttatatttttcttatttatag GCGTCGTACTCTTCTCATCGGCGGTTTATTTTGCGGAAGCTGGAAGCGAAAATTCCTTCTTCAAGTCCATACCCGATGCATTTTGGTGGGCGGTCGTTACCATGACCACCGTTGGATATGGTGACATGAC ACCCGTCGGCGTTTGGGGCAAGATTGTGGGATCACTGTGTGCCATTGCTGGTGTGCTGACCATCGCACTCCCGGTGCCGGTCATCGTCAGCAATTTCAACTACTTCTATCACCGCGAAACGGATCAGGAGGAGATGCAGAGCCAGAACTTTAATCACGTTACTAGTTGTCCATATTTGCCAGGTACATTAG GTCAACACATGAAGAAATCTTCGTTGTCCGAGTCCTCATCGGATATGATGGATTTGGACGATGGTGTCGAGTCCACGCCGGGAATGACCGACACGCATCCAGGACGCAGTACGGTGGCTCCATTTTTGGGAGCACAGCAGCAGACGCAGCAGCAACCTGCAAcatcgatgtcgatgtcgctGGACAAGCAGCTGCAGCATCCACTGCAGCAGCTGACTCAGGCGCAACtgtaccagcagcagcagcagcagcagcagaatggcttcaagcagcagcagctgcagcaacaacagtccaacacaacaacaataagcGCTAGCGCAAGTGCGAGTGCAACGGCGGCAACGGGCAGCGGCAGTGGCACCAGCGGCCTCACCATGAGGCACAATAATGCCCTGGCCGTTAGTATCGAGACCGACGTTTGA
- the Sh gene encoding potassium voltage-gated channel protein Shaker isoform X3: MTMWQSGGMGGHGSQNNPWMKLMGIVHKERRHTDNVQSQSGSNERNLNQSLPKLSSQDEEGGAGHGFGGGPQHFEPIPHDHDFCERVVINVSGLRFETQLRTLNQFPDTLLGDPARRLRYFDPLRNEYFFDRSRPSFDAILYYYQSGGRLRRPVNVPLDVFSEEIKFYELGDQAINKFREDEGFIKEEERPLPDNEKQRKVWLLFEYPESSQAARVVAIISVFVILLSIVIFCLETLPEFKHYKVFNTTTNGTKIEEDEVPDITDPFFLIETLCIIWFTFELTVRFLACPNKLNFCRDVMNVIDIIAIIPYFITLATVVAEEEDTLNLPKAPVSPQDKSSNQAMSLAILRVIRLVRVFRIFKLSRHSKGLQILGRTLKASMRELGLLIFFLFIGVVLFSSAVYFAEAGSENSFFKSIPDAFWWAVVTMTTVGYGDMTPVGVWGKIVGSLCAIAGVLTIALPVPVIVSNFNYFYHRETDQEEMQSQNFNHVTSCPYLPGTLVGQHMKKSSLSESSSDMMDLDDGVESTPGMTDTHPGRSTVAPFLGAQQQTQQQPATSMSMSLDKQLQHPLQQLTQAQLYQQQQQQQQNGFKQQQLQQQQSNTTTISASASASATAATGSGSGTSGLTMRHNNALAVSIETDV; encoded by the exons GTCTTTGCCCAAATTGAGCAGTCAAGACGAAGAAGGGGGGGCTGGTCATGGCTTTGGTGGCGGACCGCAACACTTTGAACCCATTCCTCACGATCATGATTTCTGCGAAAGAGTCGTTATAAAT GTAAGCGGACTAAGGTTTGAGACCCAACTACGTACGCTAAATCAATTCCCGGATACGCTGCTTGGGGATCCAGCTCGGAGATTACGGTACTTTGACCCGCTtagaaatgaatatttttttgaccGTAGTCGACCGAGCTTCGATGCGATTTTATACTATTATCAGAGTG GTGGCCGACTACGGAGACCGGTCAATGTCCCTTTAGACGTATTTAgtgaagaaataaaattttatgaattagGTGATCAagcaattaataaattcaG AGAGGATGAAGGCTTTATTAAAGAGGAAGAAAGACCATTACCGGATAATGAGAAGCAGAGAAAAGTCTGGCTGCTCTTCGAGTATCCAGAGAGTTCGCAAGCCGCCAGAGTTGTAGCCATAATTAGTGTATTTGTTATATTGCTATCAATTGTTATATTTTGTCTAGAAACATTACCCGAATTTAAGCATTACAAG GTGTTcaatacaacaacaaatggCACAAAAATCGAGGAAGACGAGGTGCCTGACATCACAGATCCTTTCTTCCTTATAGAAACGTTATGTATTATTTGGTTTACATTTGAACTAACTGTCAG GTTCCTCGCATGTCcgaacaaattaaatttctgcAGGGATGTCATGAATGTTATCGACATAATCGCCATCATTCCGTACTTTATAACACTAGCGACTGTCGTTGCCGAAGAGGAGGATACGTTAAATCTTCCAAAAGCGCCAGTCAGTCCACAG gaCAAGTCATCGAATCAGGCTATGTCCTTGGCAATATTACGAGTGATACGATTAGTTCGAGTATTTCGAATATTTAAGTTATCTAGGCATTCGAAGGGTTTACAAATATTAGGACGAACTCTGAAAGCCTCAATGCGGGAATTAGGtttacttatatttttcttatttatag GCGTCGTACTCTTCTCATCGGCGGTTTATTTTGCGGAAGCTGGAAGCGAAAATTCCTTCTTCAAGTCCATACCCGATGCATTTTGGTGGGCGGTCGTTACCATGACCACCGTTGGATATGGTGACATGAC ACCCGTCGGCGTTTGGGGCAAGATTGTGGGATCACTGTGTGCCATTGCTGGTGTGCTGACCATCGCACTCCCGGTGCCGGTCATCGTCAGCAATTTCAACTACTTCTATCACCGCGAAACGGATCAGGAGGAGATGCAGAGCCAGAACTTTAATCACGTTACTAGTTGTCCATATTTGCCAGGTACATTAG TAGGTCAACACATGAAGAAATCTTCGTTGTCCGAGTCCTCATCGGATATGATGGATTTGGACGATGGTGTCGAGTCCACGCCGGGAATGACCGACACGCATCCAGGACGCAGTACGGTGGCTCCATTTTTGGGAGCACAGCAGCAGACGCAGCAGCAACCTGCAAcatcgatgtcgatgtcgctGGACAAGCAGCTGCAGCATCCACTGCAGCAGCTGACTCAGGCGCAACtgtaccagcagcagcagcagcagcagcagaatggcttcaagcagcagcagctgcagcaacaacagtccaacacaacaacaataagcGCTAGCGCAAGTGCGAGTGCAACGGCGGCAACGGGCAGCGGCAGTGGCACCAGCGGCCTCACCATGAGGCACAATAATGCCCTGGCCGTTAGTATCGAGACCGACGTTTGA
- the Sh gene encoding potassium voltage-gated channel protein Shaker isoform X5: MQMILVAGGSLPKLSSQDEEGGAGHGFGGGPQHFEPIPHDHDFCERVVINVSGLRFETQLRTLNQFPDTLLGDPARRLRYFDPLRNEYFFDRSRPSFDAILYYYQSGGRLRRPVNVPLDVFSEEIKFYELGDQAINKFREDEGFIKEEERPLPDNEKQRKVWLLFEYPESSQAARVVAIISVFVILLSIVIFCLETLPEFKHYKVFNTTTNGTKIEEDEVPDITDPFFLIETLCIIWFTFELTVRFLACPNKLNFCRDVMNVIDIIAIIPYFITLATVVAEEEDTLNLPKAPVSPQDKSSNQAMSLAILRVIRLVRVFRIFKLSRHSKGLQILGRTLKASMRELGLLIFFLFIGVVLFSSAVYFAEAGSENSFFKSIPDAFWWAVVTMTTVGYGDMTPVGVWGKIVGSLCAIAGVLTIALPVPVIVSNFNYFYHRETDQEEMQSQNFNHVTSCPYLPGTLVGQHMKKSSLSESSSDMMDLDDGVESTPGMTDTHPGRSTVAPFLGAQQQTQQQPATSMSMSLDKQLQHPLQQLTQAQLYQQQQQQQQNGFKQQQLQQQQSNTTTISASASASATAATGSGSGTSGLTMRHNNALAVSIETDV, from the exons GTCTTTGCCCAAATTGAGCAGTCAAGACGAAGAAGGGGGGGCTGGTCATGGCTTTGGTGGCGGACCGCAACACTTTGAACCCATTCCTCACGATCATGATTTCTGCGAAAGAGTCGTTATAAAT GTAAGCGGACTAAGGTTTGAGACCCAACTACGTACGCTAAATCAATTCCCGGATACGCTGCTTGGGGATCCAGCTCGGAGATTACGGTACTTTGACCCGCTtagaaatgaatatttttttgaccGTAGTCGACCGAGCTTCGATGCGATTTTATACTATTATCAGAGTG GTGGCCGACTACGGAGACCGGTCAATGTCCCTTTAGACGTATTTAgtgaagaaataaaattttatgaattagGTGATCAagcaattaataaattcaG AGAGGATGAAGGCTTTATTAAAGAGGAAGAAAGACCATTACCGGATAATGAGAAGCAGAGAAAAGTCTGGCTGCTCTTCGAGTATCCAGAGAGTTCGCAAGCCGCCAGAGTTGTAGCCATAATTAGTGTATTTGTTATATTGCTATCAATTGTTATATTTTGTCTAGAAACATTACCCGAATTTAAGCATTACAAG GTGTTcaatacaacaacaaatggCACAAAAATCGAGGAAGACGAGGTGCCTGACATCACAGATCCTTTCTTCCTTATAGAAACGTTATGTATTATTTGGTTTACATTTGAACTAACTGTCAG GTTCCTCGCATGTCcgaacaaattaaatttctgcAGGGATGTCATGAATGTTATCGACATAATCGCCATCATTCCGTACTTTATAACACTAGCGACTGTCGTTGCCGAAGAGGAGGATACGTTAAATCTTCCAAAAGCGCCAGTCAGTCCACAG gaCAAGTCATCGAATCAGGCTATGTCCTTGGCAATATTACGAGTGATACGATTAGTTCGAGTATTTCGAATATTTAAGTTATCTAGGCATTCGAAGGGTTTACAAATATTAGGACGAACTCTGAAAGCCTCAATGCGGGAATTAGGtttacttatatttttcttatttatag GCGTCGTACTCTTCTCATCGGCGGTTTATTTTGCGGAAGCTGGAAGCGAAAATTCCTTCTTCAAGTCCATACCCGATGCATTTTGGTGGGCGGTCGTTACCATGACCACCGTTGGATATGGTGACATGAC ACCCGTCGGCGTTTGGGGCAAGATTGTGGGATCACTGTGTGCCATTGCTGGTGTGCTGACCATCGCACTCCCGGTGCCGGTCATCGTCAGCAATTTCAACTACTTCTATCACCGCGAAACGGATCAGGAGGAGATGCAGAGCCAGAACTTTAATCACGTTACTAGTTGTCCATATTTGCCAGGTACATTAG TAGGTCAACACATGAAGAAATCTTCGTTGTCCGAGTCCTCATCGGATATGATGGATTTGGACGATGGTGTCGAGTCCACGCCGGGAATGACCGACACGCATCCAGGACGCAGTACGGTGGCTCCATTTTTGGGAGCACAGCAGCAGACGCAGCAGCAACCTGCAAcatcgatgtcgatgtcgctGGACAAGCAGCTGCAGCATCCACTGCAGCAGCTGACTCAGGCGCAACtgtaccagcagcagcagcagcagcagcagaatggcttcaagcagcagcagctgcagcaacaacagtccaacacaacaacaataagcGCTAGCGCAAGTGCGAGTGCAACGGCGGCAACGGGCAGCGGCAGTGGCACCAGCGGCCTCACCATGAGGCACAATAATGCCCTGGCCGTTAGTATCGAGACCGACGTTTGA
- the Sh gene encoding potassium voltage-gated channel protein Shaker isoform X2: MAAVAGLYGLGEDRQHRKKQQQQQQHQKEQLEQKEEQKKIAERKLQLREQQLQRNSLDGYGSLPKLSSQDEEGGAGHGFGGGPQHFEPIPHDHDFCERVVINVSGLRFETQLRTLNQFPDTLLGDPARRLRYFDPLRNEYFFDRSRPSFDAILYYYQSGGRLRRPVNVPLDVFSEEIKFYELGDQAINKFREDEGFIKEEERPLPDNEKQRKVWLLFEYPESSQAARVVAIISVFVILLSIVIFCLETLPEFKHYKVFNTTTNGTKIEEDEVPDITDPFFLIETLCIIWFTFELTVRFLACPNKLNFCRDVMNVIDIIAIIPYFITLATVVAEEEDTLNLPKAPVSPQDKSSNQAMSLAILRVIRLVRVFRIFKLSRHSKGLQILGRTLKASMRELGLLIFFLFIGVVLFSSAVYFAEAGSENSFFKSIPDAFWWAVVTMTTVGYGDMTPVGVWGKIVGSLCAIAGVLTIALPVPVIVSNFNYFYHRETDQEEMQSQNFNHVTSCPYLPGTLGQHMKKSSLSESSSDMMDLDDGVESTPGMTDTHPGRSTVAPFLGAQQQTQQQPATSMSMSLDKQLQHPLQQLTQAQLYQQQQQQQQNGFKQQQLQQQQSNTTTISASASASATAATGSGSGTSGLTMRHNNALAVSIETDV, encoded by the exons GTCTTTGCCCAAATTGAGCAGTCAAGACGAAGAAGGGGGGGCTGGTCATGGCTTTGGTGGCGGACCGCAACACTTTGAACCCATTCCTCACGATCATGATTTCTGCGAAAGAGTCGTTATAAAT GTAAGCGGACTAAGGTTTGAGACCCAACTACGTACGCTAAATCAATTCCCGGATACGCTGCTTGGGGATCCAGCTCGGAGATTACGGTACTTTGACCCGCTtagaaatgaatatttttttgaccGTAGTCGACCGAGCTTCGATGCGATTTTATACTATTATCAGAGTG GTGGCCGACTACGGAGACCGGTCAATGTCCCTTTAGACGTATTTAgtgaagaaataaaattttatgaattagGTGATCAagcaattaataaattcaG AGAGGATGAAGGCTTTATTAAAGAGGAAGAAAGACCATTACCGGATAATGAGAAGCAGAGAAAAGTCTGGCTGCTCTTCGAGTATCCAGAGAGTTCGCAAGCCGCCAGAGTTGTAGCCATAATTAGTGTATTTGTTATATTGCTATCAATTGTTATATTTTGTCTAGAAACATTACCCGAATTTAAGCATTACAAG GTGTTcaatacaacaacaaatggCACAAAAATCGAGGAAGACGAGGTGCCTGACATCACAGATCCTTTCTTCCTTATAGAAACGTTATGTATTATTTGGTTTACATTTGAACTAACTGTCAG GTTCCTCGCATGTCcgaacaaattaaatttctgcAGGGATGTCATGAATGTTATCGACATAATCGCCATCATTCCGTACTTTATAACACTAGCGACTGTCGTTGCCGAAGAGGAGGATACGTTAAATCTTCCAAAAGCGCCAGTCAGTCCACAG gaCAAGTCATCGAATCAGGCTATGTCCTTGGCAATATTACGAGTGATACGATTAGTTCGAGTATTTCGAATATTTAAGTTATCTAGGCATTCGAAGGGTTTACAAATATTAGGACGAACTCTGAAAGCCTCAATGCGGGAATTAGGtttacttatatttttcttatttatag GCGTCGTACTCTTCTCATCGGCGGTTTATTTTGCGGAAGCTGGAAGCGAAAATTCCTTCTTCAAGTCCATACCCGATGCATTTTGGTGGGCGGTCGTTACCATGACCACCGTTGGATATGGTGACATGAC ACCCGTCGGCGTTTGGGGCAAGATTGTGGGATCACTGTGTGCCATTGCTGGTGTGCTGACCATCGCACTCCCGGTGCCGGTCATCGTCAGCAATTTCAACTACTTCTATCACCGCGAAACGGATCAGGAGGAGATGCAGAGCCAGAACTTTAATCACGTTACTAGTTGTCCATATTTGCCAGGTACATTAG GTCAACACATGAAGAAATCTTCGTTGTCCGAGTCCTCATCGGATATGATGGATTTGGACGATGGTGTCGAGTCCACGCCGGGAATGACCGACACGCATCCAGGACGCAGTACGGTGGCTCCATTTTTGGGAGCACAGCAGCAGACGCAGCAGCAACCTGCAAcatcgatgtcgatgtcgctGGACAAGCAGCTGCAGCATCCACTGCAGCAGCTGACTCAGGCGCAACtgtaccagcagcagcagcagcagcagcagaatggcttcaagcagcagcagctgcagcaacaacagtccaacacaacaacaataagcGCTAGCGCAAGTGCGAGTGCAACGGCGGCAACGGGCAGCGGCAGTGGCACCAGCGGCCTCACCATGAGGCACAATAATGCCCTGGCCGTTAGTATCGAGACCGACGTTTGA
- the Sh gene encoding potassium voltage-gated channel protein Shaker isoform X7 codes for MAAVAGLYGLGEDRQHRKKQQQQQQHQKEQLEQKEEQKKIAERKLQLREQQLQRNSLDGYGSLPKLSSQDEEGGAGHGFGGGPQHFEPIPHDHDFCERVVINVSGLRFETQLRTLNQFPDTLLGDPARRLRYFDPLRNEYFFDRSRPSFDAILYYYQSGGRLRRPVNVPLDVFSEEIKFYELGDQAINKFREDEGFIKEEERPLPDNEKQRKVWLLFEYPESSQAARVVAIISVFVILLSIVIFCLETLPEFKHYKVFNTTTNGTKIEEDEVPDITDPFFLIETLCIIWFTFELTVRFLACPNKLNFCRDVMNVIDIIAIIPYFITLATVVAEEEDTLNLPKAPVSPQDKSSNQAMSLAILRVIRLVRVFRIFKLSRHSKGLQILGRTLKASMRELGLLIFFLFIGVVLFSSAVYFAEAGSDSSFFKSIPDGFWWAVVTMTTVGYGDMRPVGVWGKIVGSLCAIAGVLTIALPVPVIVSNFNYFYHRETDQEEMQSQNFNHVTSCPYLPGTLGQHMKKSSLSESSSDMMDLDDGVESTPGMTDTHPGRSTVAPFLGAQQQTQQQPATSMSMSLDKQLQHPLQQLTQAQLYQQQQQQQQNGFKQQQLQQQQSNTTTISASASASATAATGSGSGTSGLTMRHNNALAVSIETDV; via the exons GTCTTTGCCCAAATTGAGCAGTCAAGACGAAGAAGGGGGGGCTGGTCATGGCTTTGGTGGCGGACCGCAACACTTTGAACCCATTCCTCACGATCATGATTTCTGCGAAAGAGTCGTTATAAAT GTAAGCGGACTAAGGTTTGAGACCCAACTACGTACGCTAAATCAATTCCCGGATACGCTGCTTGGGGATCCAGCTCGGAGATTACGGTACTTTGACCCGCTtagaaatgaatatttttttgaccGTAGTCGACCGAGCTTCGATGCGATTTTATACTATTATCAGAGTG GTGGCCGACTACGGAGACCGGTCAATGTCCCTTTAGACGTATTTAgtgaagaaataaaattttatgaattagGTGATCAagcaattaataaattcaG AGAGGATGAAGGCTTTATTAAAGAGGAAGAAAGACCATTACCGGATAATGAGAAGCAGAGAAAAGTCTGGCTGCTCTTCGAGTATCCAGAGAGTTCGCAAGCCGCCAGAGTTGTAGCCATAATTAGTGTATTTGTTATATTGCTATCAATTGTTATATTTTGTCTAGAAACATTACCCGAATTTAAGCATTACAAG GTGTTcaatacaacaacaaatggCACAAAAATCGAGGAAGACGAGGTGCCTGACATCACAGATCCTTTCTTCCTTATAGAAACGTTATGTATTATTTGGTTTACATTTGAACTAACTGTCAG GTTCCTCGCATGTCcgaacaaattaaatttctgcAGGGATGTCATGAATGTTATCGACATAATCGCCATCATTCCGTACTTTATAACACTAGCGACTGTCGTTGCCGAAGAGGAGGATACGTTAAATCTTCCAAAAGCGCCAGTCAGTCCACAG gaCAAGTCATCGAATCAGGCTATGTCCTTGGCAATATTACGAGTGATACGATTAGTTCGAGTATTTCGAATATTTAAGTTATCTAGGCATTCGAAGGGTTTACAAATATTAGGACGAACTCTGAAAGCCTCAATGCGGGAATTAGGtttacttatatttttcttatttatag GCGTGGTCCTGTTCTCGTCGGCGGTTTATTTCGCGGAGGCTGGCAGCGACAGTTCCTTTTTCAAGTCGATACCGGACGGCTTCTGGTGGGCTGTGGTGACCATGACGACGGTGGGATATGGTGATATGAG ACCCGTCGGCGTTTGGGGCAAGATTGTGGGATCACTGTGTGCCATTGCTGGTGTGCTGACCATCGCACTCCCGGTGCCGGTCATCGTCAGCAATTTCAACTACTTCTATCACCGCGAAACGGATCAGGAGGAGATGCAGAGCCAGAACTTTAATCACGTTACTAGTTGTCCATATTTGCCAGGTACATTAG GTCAACACATGAAGAAATCTTCGTTGTCCGAGTCCTCATCGGATATGATGGATTTGGACGATGGTGTCGAGTCCACGCCGGGAATGACCGACACGCATCCAGGACGCAGTACGGTGGCTCCATTTTTGGGAGCACAGCAGCAGACGCAGCAGCAACCTGCAAcatcgatgtcgatgtcgctGGACAAGCAGCTGCAGCATCCACTGCAGCAGCTGACTCAGGCGCAACtgtaccagcagcagcagcagcagcagcagaatggcttcaagcagcagcagctgcagcaacaacagtccaacacaacaacaataagcGCTAGCGCAAGTGCGAGTGCAACGGCGGCAACGGGCAGCGGCAGTGGCACCAGCGGCCTCACCATGAGGCACAATAATGCCCTGGCCGTTAGTATCGAGACCGACGTTTGA